The following are encoded together in the Pseudomonas maumuensis genome:
- a CDS encoding TrkH family potassium uptake protein, which translates to MALPTLRIIGFIIGIFLITLAVSMVVPMATLVIFERTGDMPSFLWSSLITFLAGLGLVIPGRPEHVHLRPRDMYLLTVSSWLVVCVFAALPFLLTQHISYTDAFFESMSGITATGATVLSGLDNMSPGILMWRSMLHWLGGIGFIGMAVAILPLLRIGGMRLFQTESSDRSEKVMPRSHMVAKSIVAVYVGITVLGSLAFWWAGMGLFDAVNHAMSAISTGGFSTSDQSLAKWDIPAVHWVAVVVMIMGSVPFTLYVATLRGHRRALIKDQQVQGLLAMLVATWLVLGTWYWATTELHWLDALRHVALNVTSVVTTTGFALGDYSLWGNFSLMLFFYLGFVGGCSGSTAGGIKIFRFQVAYILLKANLNQLIHPRAVIKQKYNGHRLDEEIVRSILTFSFFFAITICIIALLLSLLGVDWMTALTGAAGTVSGVGPGLGEVIGPAGNYATLPDAAKWILAGGMLLGRLEIITVLVLCMPAFWRH; encoded by the coding sequence ATGGCGTTGCCGACCTTAAGGATCATTGGTTTCATCATCGGCATCTTCCTGATCACCCTGGCGGTGAGCATGGTGGTGCCCATGGCGACCCTGGTGATCTTCGAGCGCACCGGCGACATGCCGTCGTTCCTCTGGTCAAGCCTGATCACCTTCCTCGCAGGGCTGGGCCTGGTCATCCCCGGCCGCCCCGAGCACGTACACCTGCGCCCCCGCGACATGTACCTGCTGACCGTCAGCAGTTGGCTGGTGGTCTGCGTGTTTGCCGCCCTGCCCTTTCTGCTGACCCAGCACATCAGCTACACAGACGCCTTCTTCGAGAGCATGTCCGGCATCACCGCCACCGGCGCCACCGTGCTCAGCGGCCTGGACAACATGTCTCCGGGCATCCTGATGTGGCGCTCGATGCTGCACTGGCTGGGCGGCATCGGTTTCATCGGCATGGCGGTGGCGATCCTGCCGTTGCTGCGCATCGGTGGCATGCGCCTGTTCCAGACCGAGTCCTCCGACCGTTCGGAGAAGGTCATGCCGCGCTCGCACATGGTCGCCAAGTCGATCGTGGCGGTGTATGTCGGTATCACCGTGCTTGGCAGCCTGGCCTTCTGGTGGGCGGGGATGGGCTTGTTCGATGCGGTCAACCACGCCATGTCGGCGATCTCCACCGGCGGGTTCTCGACCTCCGACCAGTCCCTGGCCAAATGGGACATCCCTGCGGTGCATTGGGTCGCGGTGGTGGTGATGATCATGGGCAGCGTGCCATTCACCCTGTACGTGGCCACCCTGCGCGGCCACCGCCGGGCGCTGATCAAGGACCAGCAGGTGCAGGGTCTGCTGGCCATGCTGGTGGCCACCTGGCTGGTGCTAGGCACCTGGTACTGGGCCACCACCGAGCTGCACTGGCTCGATGCCCTGCGCCACGTGGCGCTGAACGTCACCTCGGTGGTCACCACCACCGGCTTTGCCCTGGGCGACTACAGCCTGTGGGGCAACTTCTCGCTGATGCTGTTCTTCTACCTGGGCTTCGTCGGCGGCTGCTCCGGCTCGACGGCCGGCGGTATCAAGATCTTCCGCTTCCAGGTCGCCTACATCCTGCTCAAGGCCAACCTCAACCAGCTGATCCACCCGCGCGCGGTGATCAAGCAGAAATACAACGGCCACCGCCTCGACGAAGAGATCGTGCGCTCGATCCTGACCTTCTCGTTCTTCTTCGCCATCACCATCTGCATCATAGCCCTGCTGCTGTCGCTGCTGGGCGTGGACTGGATGACCGCGCTCACCGGTGCCGCCGGGACGGTCTCGGGCGTCGGCCCGGGGCTGGGCGAAGTGATCGGCCCGGCCGGCAACTACGCGACGCTGCCGGATGCCGCCAAATGGATCCTTGCCGGCGGCATGCTCCTGGGCCGCCTGGAGATCATCACGGTGCTGGTGTTGTGCATGCCGGCGTTCTGGCGTCACTGA
- a CDS encoding YciI family protein: protein MLYAIIASDVENSLENRLAARPAHIERLQQLKAEGRVVLAGPHPAIDSNDPGAAGFSGSLIVAEFDSLSAAQAWADADPYIAAGVYDQVVVKPFKQVLP from the coding sequence ATGCTCTACGCCATCATCGCCAGCGACGTCGAAAACTCCCTGGAAAACCGCCTGGCCGCACGCCCCGCGCATATCGAACGCCTGCAGCAGCTCAAGGCCGAAGGCCGTGTGGTGCTCGCCGGCCCGCACCCGGCCATCGACAGCAACGACCCGGGCGCCGCCGGCTTCAGCGGCAGCCTGATCGTCGCCGAGTTCGACTCGCTGAGCGCCGCCCAGGCCTGGGCCGACGCCGATCCGTACATCGCCGCGGGCGTGTACGACCAGGTCGTGGTCAAGCCGTTCAAACAAGTCCTGCCGTAA
- a CDS encoding L-threonylcarbamoyladenylate synthase codes for MSQFFQIHAENPQARLIKQAVEIIRKGGVVVYPTDSAYAMGCQIGDKGAIERVRRLRQLDKHHNFTLLCCDLSEMGTFAKIDTATFRLLKAHIPGPYTFILNATREVPRLLMHDKRRTIGLRVPSNPIVLALLEELGEPLMSVSLILPGDDEPMTDPYEIRQRLEHHVDLIIDGGFGDLKASTVIDLSGDEPELIREGCGDPTPFLVNA; via the coding sequence GTGAGCCAATTTTTCCAGATTCATGCGGAGAACCCGCAGGCGCGCCTGATCAAGCAGGCCGTCGAGATCATCCGCAAGGGTGGGGTGGTGGTCTATCCGACCGACTCGGCCTATGCCATGGGCTGCCAGATCGGTGACAAAGGTGCCATCGAGCGCGTACGCCGCCTGCGCCAGCTGGACAAGCACCACAACTTCACCCTGCTGTGCTGCGACCTGTCCGAGATGGGCACCTTCGCCAAGATCGACACGGCGACGTTCCGCCTGCTCAAGGCCCACATTCCGGGCCCGTACACCTTCATCCTCAACGCTACCCGCGAGGTGCCGCGCCTGCTGATGCACGACAAGCGCCGCACCATTGGCCTGCGCGTGCCGTCCAACCCCATCGTCCTGGCCTTGCTCGAAGAGCTTGGCGAACCGCTGATGAGCGTCAGCCTCATCCTGCCGGGCGACGACGAGCCGATGACCGACCCCTACGAGATCCGCCAGCGCCTGGAGCACCATGTCGATCTGATCATCGACGGCGGTTTCGGCGACCTGAAGGCCTCGACCGTGATCGACCTGTCCGGTGACGAGCCCGAGCTTATCCGTGAAGGCTGCGGGGATCCGACACCGTTCCTGGTCAACGCGTGA
- a CDS encoding PHP domain-containing protein: MNVDLHCHSTASDGALSPTALVARAHEHGVRTLSLTDHDTLEGLPEARQACLDNGMQWISGVELSCTWGGATIHVLGYDFPLDAPPLLDAIASLHRGRWLRAEEIDRKLAAKGMPGALDGARAVQQELGDSGNAPARPHFAEFMVRAGFVKDRGEAFRKWLGAGKLGDVKLHWPTLEETVATLRESNAWVSLAHPMHYELTRSKRRRLIADYIQAGGQALEVVNGMMPPEQVGTMSILTREFGLLASAGSDFHGPGTWGEIGAYRPLPEDLPPLWRRFRHEQPMAV, translated from the coding sequence ATGAATGTTGATCTGCACTGTCACAGCACGGCCTCCGATGGCGCCCTGTCGCCCACGGCACTGGTCGCCCGGGCCCATGAGCACGGGGTGCGCACACTTTCGCTCACCGACCATGACACCCTTGAAGGCCTGCCGGAGGCGCGCCAGGCGTGCCTGGACAACGGCATGCAGTGGATCAGCGGCGTGGAGCTTTCATGCACCTGGGGCGGCGCCACCATTCATGTGCTGGGCTACGACTTCCCCCTTGATGCGCCGCCGTTGCTAGATGCCATCGCCAGCCTGCACCGTGGTCGCTGGCTACGCGCCGAGGAAATCGACCGCAAGCTGGCGGCCAAGGGCATGCCCGGCGCGCTGGACGGCGCGCGGGCCGTGCAGCAGGAACTGGGCGACAGCGGCAACGCCCCGGCGCGCCCGCATTTCGCCGAGTTCATGGTCCGCGCCGGCTTCGTCAAGGACCGCGGTGAGGCGTTCCGCAAGTGGCTGGGCGCCGGCAAGCTGGGTGACGTCAAGCTGCACTGGCCGACGCTTGAGGAAACTGTCGCGACGCTGCGTGAGTCCAATGCGTGGGTGAGCCTGGCCCATCCCATGCACTACGAACTGACCCGCAGCAAGCGCAGACGGCTGATTGCCGACTATATTCAGGCTGGAGGGCAGGCACTGGAAGTGGTCAACGGGATGATGCCGCCCGAGCAGGTGGGGACGATGTCGATCCTCACCCGCGAGTTCGGCCTGCTGGCAAGCGCCGGCAGCGACTTCCACGGCCCTGGCACCTGGGGCGAGATCGGTGCCTATCGGCCATTGCCTGAGGACCTGCCACCCCTGTGGCGCCGATTCCGACATGAACAGCCTATGGCGGTATGA
- a CDS encoding sensor histidine kinase, whose translation MPGPLPCGPGFRHFLEVLVLRSLFWRILASFWLAIALVAGLSILLGHMLNQDTWILSRHPGLNNLASHWAQHYEQEGLESSQRFLERRKQRYKIDVQVLDDSGDAVVPGTFPRRAAAFEARQHNDERRLPWRRLTEEYTSPGSGETYLLIYRIPHPELAAWHRESLIWPLSALGIALVVLTLFSLLVTLSITRPLSRLRGAVHDLGQTSYQQNSLARLAVRRDEFGVLANDFNKMGARLQSLIGSQRQLLRDVSHELRSPLARLRIALALAERAEPEQRQALWPRLTRECDRLEDLISEILVLARVDAEQAHAEPVDLNALLGGVRKDAQLSAPDQEVRLEMQPGLTLHGWPMLIERAVDNLLRNALRFNPAGQPIELRAGREQDRIVLSVRDHGPGVATEHLEQLGEPFFRAPGQEAPGHGLGLAIARKAAERHGGSLKLANHPQGGFVATLELPSEISAG comes from the coding sequence ATGCCCGGCCCGCTTCCCTGCGGGCCGGGCTTTCGTCATTTCCTGGAGGTGCTTGTCTTGCGTTCACTGTTCTGGCGCATCCTGGCCAGTTTCTGGCTGGCCATCGCCCTGGTCGCCGGGCTGTCGATCCTGCTCGGGCATATGCTCAACCAGGACACCTGGATCCTCAGTCGCCACCCTGGCCTGAACAACCTGGCCAGCCACTGGGCCCAGCACTATGAACAGGAAGGCCTGGAGTCGTCGCAACGCTTCCTGGAACGGCGCAAGCAGCGCTACAAGATCGACGTACAAGTGCTCGACGACAGCGGCGATGCCGTGGTCCCCGGCACCTTCCCGCGCCGCGCAGCGGCCTTCGAGGCGCGCCAGCACAACGACGAACGTCGCCTGCCGTGGCGCCGCCTGACCGAGGAATACACCAGCCCCGGCAGCGGTGAGACCTACCTGCTGATCTACCGTATTCCCCACCCGGAGCTGGCCGCCTGGCACCGCGAAAGCCTGATCTGGCCGCTCAGCGCCTTGGGCATAGCACTGGTGGTACTGACCCTGTTCAGCCTGCTGGTGACCCTATCGATCACCCGCCCGCTCAGCCGCCTGCGCGGCGCCGTGCATGACCTGGGGCAGACCAGCTACCAGCAGAACAGCCTGGCGCGACTGGCCGTGCGCCGCGACGAGTTCGGCGTGCTGGCCAACGACTTCAACAAGATGGGCGCACGCCTGCAGAGCCTGATCGGCAGCCAGCGCCAACTACTGCGCGACGTGTCCCACGAACTGCGCTCGCCCCTGGCGCGGCTGCGTATCGCCCTGGCGCTGGCCGAGCGCGCCGAACCCGAACAGCGTCAGGCGCTGTGGCCGCGCCTGACCCGCGAATGCGATCGTCTGGAAGACCTGATCAGCGAGATCCTGGTGCTGGCGCGGGTCGATGCCGAGCAGGCGCATGCCGAGCCGGTGGACCTCAATGCCTTGCTGGGCGGCGTGCGCAAGGACGCCCAGCTGTCAGCGCCAGACCAGGAAGTACGCCTGGAAATGCAGCCGGGCCTGACCCTGCATGGCTGGCCCATGCTGATCGAACGGGCGGTGGACAACCTGCTGCGCAATGCGCTGCGCTTCAATCCGGCCGGGCAGCCGATCGAGCTGCGCGCCGGCCGCGAACAGGACCGCATCGTGCTGAGCGTGCGCGACCATGGGCCGGGAGTGGCGACGGAACATCTGGAGCAATTGGGGGAGCCATTCTTCCGGGCACCGGGGCAGGAGGCGCCGGGACATGGGCTGGGGCTGGCGATTGCACGCAAGGCGGCGGAGCGCCATGGTGGCAGCCTGAAGCTTGCGAACCATCCACAGGGTGGGTTCGTGGCTACGCTGGAGCTGCCCAGCGAAATTAGCGCTGGCTGA
- the rluB gene encoding 23S rRNA pseudouridine(2605) synthase RluB: MSDKDLQDQQPTPPSGEKLQKVLARIGVGSRRDVEAWIGQGRIKVNGVEATLGLRVDLHDAITVDGKLIKRVEAAEATRRVIMYNKPDGEICTRDDPEGRPTVFDRLPRPKEGRWINIGRLDINTTGLLLFTTDGELANRLMHPSYEMDREYAVRVRGEVDDDMVDRLKAGVVLEDGPAKFTDIQKAPGGEGFNHWYHCVVMEGRNREVRRLWESQGVVVSRLKRVRFGPVFLNSDLPMGRWREMSQGEIDILAAEVGLQPVALPEMKLKAKDKLERLQRKSTRPLGRGERVRTLRPAAEGQAERPARAPREDAAPRKGGRGSTVAERPSEMRKRPSRPEGDKPAGRGRGKPRG, translated from the coding sequence ATGAGTGACAAAGACCTGCAAGACCAACAACCTACCCCGCCGTCCGGCGAAAAGCTGCAGAAAGTGCTGGCGCGCATCGGCGTCGGCTCGCGCCGTGACGTCGAGGCCTGGATCGGCCAGGGCCGTATCAAGGTCAACGGCGTCGAGGCCACCCTCGGCCTGCGCGTCGACCTGCACGACGCCATCACCGTCGACGGCAAGCTGATCAAGCGCGTCGAGGCCGCCGAGGCGACCCGCCGCGTGATCATGTACAACAAGCCCGACGGCGAGATCTGCACCCGTGACGACCCGGAAGGCCGCCCGACCGTGTTCGACCGCCTGCCGCGGCCGAAAGAGGGGCGCTGGATCAACATCGGCCGCCTGGACATCAACACCACCGGCCTGCTGCTGTTCACCACCGACGGTGAGCTGGCCAACCGCCTGATGCACCCGTCCTATGAAATGGACCGCGAGTACGCAGTGCGTGTGCGTGGCGAAGTCGACGACGACATGGTCGACCGGCTCAAGGCCGGCGTGGTGCTTGAAGATGGCCCGGCCAAGTTCACCGATATCCAGAAGGCACCGGGTGGCGAAGGCTTCAACCACTGGTACCACTGCGTGGTGATGGAAGGCCGCAACCGTGAAGTGCGTCGCCTGTGGGAATCCCAGGGCGTAGTGGTCAGCCGCCTGAAGCGCGTGCGTTTCGGTCCGGTGTTCCTCAACTCCGACCTGCCGATGGGCCGCTGGCGCGAAATGAGCCAGGGTGAGATCGATATTCTCGCCGCGGAAGTTGGCCTGCAGCCGGTGGCGCTGCCGGAAATGAAGCTCAAGGCCAAGGACAAGCTCGAGCGCCTGCAGCGCAAGTCGACCCGTCCGCTGGGGCGTGGCGAGCGCGTGCGCACCCTGCGCCCTGCCGCTGAAGGCCAAGCCGAGCGTCCGGCACGTGCGCCGCGTGAAGACGCAGCGCCGCGCAAGGGCGGCCGCGGCAGCACGGTAGCCGAGCGCCCGAGCGAGATGCGCAAGCGTCCGTCCCGTCCTGAAGGCGATAAGCCGGCAGGCCGTGGTCGCGGCAAGCCGCGCGGCTGA
- a CDS encoding translation initiation factor 2, with amino-acid sequence MRQGPMSLLLCLLLLSPFAAAEQPLSLEAGARITDLQQRLEESEKQRTALTQQLQNQDSERESAQLTRLRQDNQRLKLTIKELQAGASTPQRLLTDQQQWFLIGSAVALLSVVCGILASGGHRRRRQWLN; translated from the coding sequence ATGCGTCAAGGTCCGATGTCCCTGCTGCTTTGCCTGTTGCTGCTGTCCCCTTTCGCCGCGGCCGAACAGCCGCTGTCGCTGGAAGCCGGGGCGCGGATCACCGACTTGCAGCAGCGCCTGGAAGAGAGCGAGAAGCAGCGCACGGCGCTGACCCAGCAACTGCAGAATCAGGACAGCGAGCGCGAAAGCGCCCAGTTGACCCGCCTGCGCCAGGACAACCAACGCCTGAAGCTGACGATCAAGGAACTGCAGGCCGGTGCCAGCACCCCGCAACGCCTGCTGACCGACCAGCAGCAATGGTTCCTGATCGGCTCGGCCGTTGCACTGTTGTCGGTAGTCTGCGGTATCTTAGCCAGCGGCGGACACAGAAGACGCCGGCAATGGTTGAATTGA
- a CDS encoding segregation and condensation protein A: MEVFLEAFEGPLDLLLYLIRKQNVDILDIPVAEITRQYMSYVELMKSVRLELAAEYLVMAAMLAEIKSRMLLPRSGEVEEEEGDPRAELIRRLQEYERFKAAAEGIDELPRVGREIVVPRLEAPQAKVRKLLPEVALEEILLSMAEVMRRNDLFESHQITREVLSTRERMSEVLDRLKGGAFVPFVELFTREEGKLGVVVTFMAILELVKESLIELVQNEPFAPIHVRARAE, encoded by the coding sequence CTGGAAGTCTTCCTCGAAGCCTTCGAAGGCCCGCTGGACCTGTTGCTGTACCTGATCCGCAAGCAGAACGTGGACATTCTCGACATCCCCGTGGCCGAGATCACTCGCCAGTACATGAGCTATGTCGAGCTGATGAAGAGCGTGCGCCTGGAGCTGGCGGCCGAGTACCTGGTGATGGCCGCCATGCTCGCCGAGATCAAGTCGCGCATGCTGCTGCCGCGTTCCGGCGAGGTCGAGGAGGAGGAGGGCGACCCGCGCGCCGAACTGATTCGCCGGCTGCAGGAGTACGAGCGGTTCAAGGCCGCCGCCGAAGGTATCGACGAGTTGCCCAGGGTCGGGCGCGAAATCGTCGTGCCGCGCCTGGAGGCTCCGCAGGCCAAGGTGCGCAAGTTGTTGCCGGAGGTGGCGCTGGAAGAGATCCTGCTGTCCATGGCCGAGGTCATGCGCCGCAACGACCTGTTCGAGAGCCACCAGATCACCCGCGAGGTGCTGTCGACCCGCGAACGCATGAGCGAAGTGCTCGACCGCCTCAAGGGCGGCGCCTTCGTGCCCTTCGTCGAACTGTTCACCCGCGAGGAGGGCAAGCTTGGCGTGGTGGTGACCTTCATGGCGATTCTCGAGCTGGTGAAGGAATCCTTGATCGAACTGGTGCAGAATGAGCCCTTCGCCCCGATCCACGTCCGTGCCCGGGCAGAGTGA
- a CDS encoding NAD(P)H nitroreductase, whose translation MEALDALLNRVSVPRLTDPAPNAAQREALFQAALRAPDHGQLRPWRFLTIEGQGREKLGELFAEAVQAKGEATQAALDKARAMPLRAPLLIVVIARLQDHFKVPKIEQRLAAGCAAHGILIAAHAQGIGAVWRTGDMAFDANVHKGLGLAENEELIGYLYVGTPMAEPRTAPILETAEYVSAWGE comes from the coding sequence ATGGAGGCTCTCGACGCATTGCTCAACCGTGTTTCCGTGCCACGCCTGACCGACCCGGCGCCCAATGCCGCCCAGCGCGAGGCGCTGTTCCAGGCTGCGTTGCGTGCGCCGGATCATGGTCAGCTGCGCCCCTGGCGCTTCCTGACCATCGAAGGGCAGGGCCGGGAAAAGCTCGGCGAGCTGTTCGCCGAAGCCGTGCAAGCCAAGGGCGAAGCTACCCAGGCGGCACTGGACAAGGCCCGGGCGATGCCGCTGCGCGCGCCGTTGCTGATCGTGGTGATCGCCCGGCTGCAGGATCATTTCAAGGTGCCGAAGATCGAGCAGCGCCTGGCTGCCGGATGCGCTGCACATGGCATTCTTATCGCCGCCCATGCCCAGGGCATCGGCGCGGTGTGGCGTACCGGCGACATGGCCTTCGATGCCAATGTACACAAGGGACTGGGGCTTGCCGAGAACGAAGAGCTGATCGGTTACCTGTATGTCGGCACGCCAATGGCCGAGCCACGCACCGCGCCGATCCTGGAAACTGCCGAGTACGTCAGCGCCTGGGGCGAGTGA
- a CDS encoding response regulator transcription factor: MSELLLIDDDQELCELLGSWLTQEGFAVRACHDGQSARQALATHAPAAVVLDVMLPDGSGLELLKQLRSEHTDLPVLMLSARGEPLDRILGLELGADDYLAKPCDPRELTARLRAVLRRSHPSAPSSQVEIGDLIFSPVRGVVSIDQREMTLTLSESRILEALLRQPGEPLDKQELAQIGLGRKLTLYDRSLDMHVSNLRRKIGPHPDGRPRIVALRSRGYYYSL, from the coding sequence ATGAGCGAGCTGTTACTGATTGATGATGACCAGGAACTGTGCGAGCTGCTCGGCAGCTGGCTGACCCAGGAAGGGTTTGCGGTGCGCGCCTGCCACGATGGCCAAAGTGCGCGCCAGGCCTTGGCCACCCACGCCCCGGCGGCGGTGGTGCTGGATGTCATGCTGCCCGATGGCAGCGGCCTGGAACTGCTCAAACAGCTGCGCAGCGAGCACACTGACCTGCCGGTGCTGATGCTCTCGGCCCGTGGCGAGCCACTGGACCGCATTCTCGGTCTTGAGCTGGGTGCCGACGACTACCTGGCCAAACCCTGCGACCCCCGCGAGCTCACCGCCCGTCTGCGCGCGGTGCTGCGCCGCAGCCACCCCAGCGCGCCCAGCAGCCAGGTGGAGATCGGCGACCTGATCTTCAGCCCGGTGCGCGGCGTGGTCAGCATCGATCAGCGCGAGATGACCCTCACGCTGTCCGAAAGCCGGATCCTCGAAGCCTTGCTGCGCCAACCCGGCGAACCGCTGGACAAGCAGGAACTGGCGCAGATCGGCCTGGGCCGCAAGCTCACGCTCTACGACCGCAGCCTGGATATGCATGTCAGCAACCTGCGCAGGAAGATCGGCCCGCACCCGGATGGCCGCCCGCGCATCGTTGCCCTGCGCAGCCGCGGCTACTACTACAGCCTGTAG
- the scpB gene encoding SMC-Scp complex subunit ScpB → MNLNEPRELASLIEAFLLASGKPQSLERLYELFEEAERPAPAVFKKALEVLGKSCNGRAFELKEVATGYRLQIREDYAPWVGRLWEERPQRYSRALLETMALIAYRQPITRGEIEDVRGVAVNSNIIKTLMEREWIRIVGYREVPGRPAMFATTKAFLDHFNLKSLDELPALAELRELEMEPEVDPDEAPVPAHLQALADASLGEEGEEIEPKEETSFRSLLVELDAMEEGLKIDFDDLRDEASIEPEDEPKA, encoded by the coding sequence ATGAACCTGAACGAACCCCGCGAACTGGCGTCGCTGATCGAGGCCTTCCTGCTCGCCTCGGGCAAGCCGCAATCCCTCGAGCGTCTGTACGAGCTGTTCGAGGAGGCCGAGCGCCCGGCCCCCGCCGTTTTCAAGAAGGCCCTGGAGGTGCTGGGCAAGTCCTGCAACGGCCGCGCCTTCGAGCTCAAGGAAGTGGCCACCGGCTACCGCCTGCAGATCCGCGAAGACTATGCACCCTGGGTCGGCCGTCTGTGGGAGGAGCGCCCGCAGCGTTACTCCCGCGCGCTGCTGGAAACCATGGCGCTGATCGCCTACCGCCAGCCCATCACCCGTGGCGAGATCGAGGACGTGCGCGGCGTGGCGGTCAACAGCAACATCATCAAGACGCTCATGGAGCGCGAGTGGATCCGCATCGTCGGCTACCGCGAGGTGCCCGGGCGACCGGCGATGTTCGCCACCACCAAGGCATTCCTCGATCATTTCAACCTCAAGAGCCTCGATGAGCTGCCGGCGTTGGCCGAGCTGCGCGAGCTGGAGATGGAACCCGAGGTCGATCCCGACGAGGCGCCGGTGCCCGCTCACCTGCAAGCCCTGGCCGATGCCAGCCTGGGCGAGGAGGGCGAGGAAATCGAGCCGAAGGAGGAGACCAGCTTCCGCTCGCTGCTGGTGGAGCTGGATGCGATGGAAGAAGGGCTCAAGATCGATTTCGATGATTTACGCGATGAGGCTTCCATCGAGCCCGAGGACGAACCAAAGGCCTGA
- a CDS encoding Spy/CpxP family protein refolding chaperone, translated as MRKTLIALMFAATLPTVAMAMPEGGPRHDGPHHRGDAPFAQLDLSRDQRQQIGKLMGEQMKQRRDITERYIAKLPATEQKAMKDELKASHDKTDSQVRALLKPEQQKKFDDLQKERAARKAEWQEFQAWKAEKTGKAQ; from the coding sequence ATGCGCAAAACCCTTATCGCCCTGATGTTCGCCGCCACCCTGCCGACCGTGGCCATGGCCATGCCCGAAGGCGGCCCACGCCACGACGGCCCGCATCATCGCGGTGACGCCCCCTTCGCCCAGTTGGACCTGAGCCGCGACCAGCGCCAGCAGATCGGCAAGCTGATGGGTGAGCAGATGAAGCAGCGCCGCGACATCACCGAGCGCTACATCGCCAAGCTGCCGGCCACCGAGCAGAAAGCCATGAAGGACGAACTCAAGGCCAGCCACGACAAGACCGACAGTCAGGTTCGCGCGCTGCTCAAGCCCGAGCAGCAGAAGAAATTCGACGATTTGCAGAAGGAACGCGCCGCGCGCAAGGCCGAGTGGCAGGAGTTCCAAGCCTGGAAAGCTGAAAAAACCGGCAAGGCCCAGTAA
- a CDS encoding septation protein A — translation MKQFIDFIPLLLFFIVYKLDPRPVEFAGHGFEFGGIYSATAMLIASSVVVYGALFLRHGKLEKGQLLTLVACLVFGGLTLAFHSETFLKWKAPVVNWLFALAFAGSHFIGDRVLIKRIMGHALTLPETVWNRLNLAWIAFFLVCGAANLFVAFTFQDIWVDFKVFGSLGMTVLFLVAQGVYLSRHLHDADPSTSKPKD, via the coding sequence GTGAAACAATTCATCGATTTCATCCCGCTGCTGCTGTTCTTCATCGTCTACAAGCTTGACCCGCGCCCGGTCGAATTCGCCGGCCACGGCTTCGAGTTCGGCGGGATCTACAGCGCCACCGCCATGCTGATCGCCAGCTCCGTGGTGGTCTACGGCGCGCTGTTCCTGCGCCATGGCAAGCTGGAGAAAGGCCAGTTGCTGACCCTGGTCGCCTGCCTGGTGTTCGGTGGCCTGACCCTGGCCTTCCACAGCGAGACCTTCCTCAAGTGGAAGGCGCCCGTGGTCAACTGGCTGTTCGCCCTGGCGTTCGCCGGCAGCCACTTCATCGGTGACCGGGTGCTGATCAAACGCATCATGGGCCATGCCCTGACACTTCCAGAAACAGTGTGGAACCGCCTGAACCTGGCGTGGATCGCCTTCTTCCTCGTATGCGGCGCCGCCAACCTGTTCGTCGCCTTCACCTTCCAGGACATCTGGGTCGACTTCAAGGTATTCGGCAGCCTGGGCATGACCGTGCTGTTCCTGGTGGCCCAGGGTGTCTACCTGTCGCGCCACCTGCACGATGCCGACCCCTCCACCTCCAAACCCAAGGACTGA